From Terriglobales bacterium:
GCAGGGTCGCCCAGGCAACAATAACGATGAAATAGGGGACCATACAGCTCAGGACGAGGCCGCCCAGCGTTGATCTCGCGATTAGCGTCCAAAATGTCGCCGAAGCGATGGTGGTGATGACTAATGCGCCACCGAACACCCAAAGCTTCGGTTCTTCCTGAAGCGCAGACCGCCAGCCATAGCAGACAACCATGGCCGCCGATAGGACGGCGACGAGCGTGACGCTCATCTTCTCGCCCCAGATTTCCATCCGGCTGACGGGTTGACTGAGCAGGAGAGAAAGCGTGCGGTGTTGGAATTCGTTGCCTAGCGAGAGAGTCGCCAGCAGCAGAATGCCTACGCCGGTGAACACTAAACTGATCTCCAGAATATTGCTTCCAAGCAGGATGGGATCTGACTGACGCAGAACGAGCGGCAGCGCGCCCGCGAGGGTCACGGCGCACCAGGGCCACAAAAGGGGGCGTGCTTCCTTGAGGATTCTCGTGGTTTTGGCGGTCATTCTCGTCTCCTACGATTTCAAGGT
This genomic window contains:
- a CDS encoding ABC transporter permease subunit translates to MTAKTTRILKEARPLLWPWCAVTLAGALPLVLRQSDPILLGSNILEISLVFTGVGILLLATLSLGNEFQHRTLSLLLSQPVSRMEIWGEKMSVTLVAVLSAAMVVCYGWRSALQEEPKLWVFGGALVITTIASATFWTLIARSTLGGLVLSCMVPYFIVIVAWATLPERIRETGDFSLPAAIPVVSIATFALLCYAGVMLWLGRRTLARFQVTGGMAGDDLLMAVPGVMPEALAGLFRCRPTGPFLNLIRKELRLLRPLWLLTLLVVL